TTCCAGTAAAAGTGCGAAGCGGTTTTGCGCAGGATAATGCGCAAGAAAGAATGATTAGAGCGGTTCCGACGATTCAGTCTTAACTGAAACCGCTCTAATCAAACGGGAGAGATGACATGCAGATTGACTTCGGTGGCGGCAGTGAAATCGGCTTCGAACGCAAGGGCAAGGCAGGGCTCGTCAAGCTAACGCGTACATCTGCGCTCAATGCGCTGACGCATAAGATGATTCTTGCACTCGACCGCGCGCTTCAAGCATGGGAAACCGATCCAGACGTCGCCTGTGTGATTCTTGAGGGTGAAGGCCGTGCCTTTTGTGCTGGTGGCGATGTCGTTGCAGCCTATAAGGCGGGGCAGGATGGCACGCCCGCGTATGATTTTTTCCGGGACGAATATCGCCTCAATGCGCGTATCGGACGTTTCCCCAAACCATATATTTCGTTGTTGAATGGTATTGTTATGGGCGGCGGTGCAGGCATTTCTGTACATGGCTCACACCGTATCGTGACTGAGAACACACTTTTCGCAATGCCTGAAACTGGCATTGGCTTCTTTCCGGATGTCGGGGGAAGTGCCTTCCTGCCTCATCTCCATGATAATTTCGGCTACTATCTTGCACTCACCGGCAACCGCATTCGCTGGGGTGATTGTCTGCAAAGTGGAATTGCCACGCATGCCATTGCTGTCAATGACCTTGACGATTTGCGTGACGATCTTATCGCTACGGCAGATGTCGATACCGCACTGGCGCGCTGTCAGTATCCGGATTATGAAACGCCTGTGGAAACGCGTCAGTTGATTGAAGCAAGTTTTGCCCATGCAACACTTGCCGAATGTACTGCAGCACTGGAAAAGTCGGCTACTGATGGCAGCAAGCCTGCCAATGATATTCTGACCGTTCTTGCAACGCGTTCGCCGACAAGTGTCGCGGTTACGTTCCGCCAGATCGCCGATGGCCGAGCGCTTGATCTGGATGATTGCATGCGGATGGAATATCGCGTCGCATCGCGTATGCTTGAGGCACATGATTTTTACGAAGGCGTGCGGGCTGTCCTGATTGATAAGGATGGTGCGCCCGCTTGGAATCCTGCTTCAATCGAAGATGTGAAGCCGGAAATGGTGAATGCGTATTTTGCCAATCTTGGCGAGAGGGAACTGAGCTTTTGATGCGTCACGATGAACTGCACCAGCATATACAGCCAAGTGGAGCCGAATGGTCGTTCGTCTGGTTCATGCGGCTGATCGCATTGGCGGCTCTCGCCGGTGGCGTTTTTTACTGGATAAAATTGATCGGTATTCAGCCGGGGTTGCTGTGGCGCTTTGATCTCATGCCGTGGCAGTGGCAGACT
This sequence is a window from Ochrobactrum quorumnocens. Protein-coding genes within it:
- a CDS encoding enoyl-CoA hydratase/isomerase family protein; the encoded protein is MQIDFGGGSEIGFERKGKAGLVKLTRTSALNALTHKMILALDRALQAWETDPDVACVILEGEGRAFCAGGDVVAAYKAGQDGTPAYDFFRDEYRLNARIGRFPKPYISLLNGIVMGGGAGISVHGSHRIVTENTLFAMPETGIGFFPDVGGSAFLPHLHDNFGYYLALTGNRIRWGDCLQSGIATHAIAVNDLDDLRDDLIATADVDTALARCQYPDYETPVETRQLIEASFAHATLAECTAALEKSATDGSKPANDILTVLATRSPTSVAVTFRQIADGRALDLDDCMRMEYRVASRMLEAHDFYEGVRAVLIDKDGAPAWNPASIEDVKPEMVNAYFANLGERELSF